From Atribacteraceae bacterium, the proteins below share one genomic window:
- a CDS encoding LptF/LptG family permease, whose protein sequence is MFRVMDRYLMKESTIGMFTWVGAVTIVMLVQTIFELADFFVNKRVPLLIVLEILLLYIPAHMVMTFPISGLLASQLTLSRLCRESELVAIEAGGVSLKRFLQPFLIFGLFVSLGAYAINDFVVPEANHRAQVLIREFVYKEGPPRIEQNVFFRDADNRYFYVGEIDNESWELRNIIIYELGTRHDYPDVILAQTGLWQDEHWILREGVTHRYNELGHLIQEIEFSEMVIDMREELKDFFTRQRSPEELSSRDLSRQIDILRQAGAATENYEVAYYLKMAIPFSAFVFLLFGMPLGIQRTRDPKALGVIVTVLMAFVYNMLLSITRSLGRGGVMEPWLAAWLPDILFGVLGLILFVTVDRK, encoded by the coding sequence ATGTTTAGAGTCATGGACCGGTATCTTATGAAAGAGAGCACGATCGGCATGTTCACCTGGGTGGGAGCGGTCACCATTGTCATGTTGGTCCAGACCATTTTCGAATTGGCCGATTTCTTCGTGAACAAACGGGTGCCCCTTTTAATTGTCCTGGAAATCCTCCTGCTTTATATTCCCGCGCACATGGTGATGACGTTTCCTATTTCCGGCTTGCTTGCTTCCCAATTGACCCTCAGCAGGCTGTGCCGGGAGTCGGAATTGGTCGCCATCGAAGCCGGAGGGGTCAGCCTGAAGCGTTTTCTGCAGCCCTTCCTGATTTTCGGCCTATTCGTAAGCCTCGGTGCGTATGCCATCAATGATTTCGTGGTACCGGAGGCCAATCACCGCGCCCAGGTATTGATCCGGGAATTTGTTTATAAGGAAGGACCTCCCCGTATCGAGCAGAACGTTTTTTTCCGGGATGCCGACAACCGTTATTTTTATGTCGGCGAAATCGATAACGAAAGCTGGGAGTTGCGTAACATCATTATTTACGAACTCGGGACCCGGCACGATTACCCGGACGTCATTCTGGCTCAAACCGGACTGTGGCAGGATGAACACTGGATTCTTCGGGAGGGAGTCACGCACCGGTATAATGAACTTGGTCATCTCATCCAGGAGATCGAATTTTCGGAAATGGTCATTGACATGCGGGAAGAATTGAAAGACTTTTTCACCCGGCAACGGTCCCCGGAGGAACTGTCCAGCCGGGATCTCAGCCGCCAGATCGATATTCTCCGGCAGGCCGGAGCGGCCACCGAAAATTACGAGGTGGCCTATTATCTTAAGATGGCTATCCCTTTTTCAGCCTTTGTGTTTCTGTTGTTCGGCATGCCTTTGGGCATCCAGCGTACCCGCGACCCCAAAGCCCTGGGAGTGATCGTTACCGTGCTCATGGCCTTTGTCTACAACATGCTGTTATCGATAACCCGTTCGCTGGGGAGGGGCGGGGTGATGGAACCATGGCTGGCCGCTTGGTTGCCGGATATCTTGTTCGGGGTCTTGGGCTTAATTCTGTTTGTGACCGTAGACCGGAAGTGA
- a CDS encoding glycogen-binding domain-containing protein has translation MIMNHREEKLIKFLEQLPKKEVPPDFSSRVMTVLGNRRAGAVVFSDIKKWVVISLAAAFLGLVFLTDLPLLPQIEVTQTVGYHKVELVFYPSSQSPRTVAVAGDFSDWDSIQMDRKSGDYWKVTLQVRPGRYQYAFVVDGSLWIPDPLSSRKVADGFGGFNSVLVVNGLLNYNPVE, from the coding sequence ATGATCATGAATCACAGAGAAGAGAAGCTCATAAAATTTTTGGAACAGCTACCGAAGAAAGAAGTTCCCCCCGATTTTTCCTCTCGGGTGATGACGGTCCTGGGAAATCGGCGAGCTGGAGCAGTGGTCTTTTCCGACATCAAAAAATGGGTGGTCATTTCCCTGGCCGCTGCGTTCCTGGGCTTGGTGTTTCTTACCGACCTTCCCCTGCTGCCGCAGATAGAAGTAACTCAAACGGTTGGTTATCATAAGGTGGAGCTGGTATTTTACCCCTCTTCACAGAGTCCCCGAACGGTGGCGGTGGCTGGTGATTTCAGCGACTGGGATTCCATCCAAATGGACCGAAAATCGGGAGATTACTGGAAAGTCACCCTACAGGTTAGACCGGGAAGGTACCAGTATGCCTTTGTTGTGGACGGTTCTTTGTGGATTCCCGATCCCCTGTCATCCCGTAAGGTGGCCGACGGTTTTGGGGGGTTCAATTCCGTTTTGGTGGTTAACGGACTTTTGAATTATAATCCTGTGGAATGA
- a CDS encoding aldo/keto reductase, with amino-acid sequence MNNVVLGQSGLLVSELSLGAMTFGRETDEATSLAMLNRYIDAGGNFIDTANVYANGRSEEILGRALVGRREEVVLASKVYFRTEPGPYGADVSRKAIFRALTSSLKRLQTDYIDLYQVHCWSNTVPLDEIMETLDSLVQRGMVRYLGCSNYAGWQIAQASAVAGCGGWSRFVSAQMQYSLVERNIEYEVVPACHACGLSVMAWGPLGGGFLSGKYRAGERPAEGRLPGQRKEYEDSWERRATEKNFKILALLEAAAKKYGKTVSQTALNWLLTRPGTIPILGVRTPQQLEDNLGCTGWTLADDDLKLLDRASLPPELYPYRFIDWANHLITE; translated from the coding sequence ATGAACAATGTTGTCCTGGGTCAAAGCGGTCTTTTGGTATCGGAGTTGTCCTTGGGTGCCATGACCTTTGGGCGGGAAACCGATGAGGCAACCTCGCTGGCCATGCTCAACCGGTATATAGATGCCGGCGGCAATTTTATCGATACCGCTAACGTCTACGCCAATGGACGGTCTGAAGAAATCCTGGGCCGGGCGTTGGTCGGACGGCGGGAAGAGGTGGTGCTGGCCAGCAAGGTCTATTTCCGGACGGAGCCGGGACCCTACGGAGCCGATGTTTCCCGTAAGGCTATTTTCAGAGCGCTCACAAGCAGCCTCAAGCGTCTGCAGACCGACTATATCGACCTCTACCAGGTCCACTGCTGGAGCAATACCGTTCCCCTCGACGAAATTATGGAAACCCTTGACTCGCTTGTGCAGCGGGGGATGGTCCGCTACCTGGGGTGTTCCAATTATGCCGGTTGGCAAATCGCCCAAGCTTCCGCCGTTGCCGGGTGCGGGGGGTGGTCGAGGTTTGTCTCCGCTCAAATGCAGTACAGCTTAGTGGAGAGGAATATCGAGTACGAAGTGGTGCCGGCCTGTCATGCCTGTGGCCTGAGCGTCATGGCCTGGGGGCCGCTGGGCGGCGGGTTTCTCAGTGGTAAATACCGAGCCGGAGAGCGGCCGGCGGAAGGCCGGCTTCCCGGCCAGCGCAAGGAATACGAAGATTCCTGGGAGCGCCGGGCAACGGAAAAGAACTTCAAAATCCTTGCCCTCCTTGAGGCAGCCGCAAAAAAATATGGAAAGACCGTCTCACAAACTGCCCTGAACTGGTTGCTCACCCGCCCAGGAACGATTCCCATTTTGGGGGTCCGGACTCCACAACAATTGGAAGATAACTTAGGATGCACCGGCTGGACCCTCGCGGACGACGATCTGAAACTACTTGACCGGGCAAGCCTGCCACCCGAACTCTATCCTTATCGCTTCATCGACTGGGCTAACCACCTCATCACAGAATAG
- a CDS encoding methyl-accepting chemotaxis protein, with protein sequence MRISAKISLGFMLLAILAAGIGSVAIFAFFQVRGSLEEVRKQTPMFFTTSRMKDVLFDLNALMNAFLWEENDAALDRMSGEFDRLEQRFMAYMEALRLGSESVEFQESPYAQAWDEEAFPFPLEAIPQESPLQANLQALRMLDIRHRSNTRVIQDLWRERLQIRRTISETSLAMDEPSRIVESFISLVGDTVVRLTNPIDEVFFLLFRYTAGGARDQRLAAGIDAYFASFEQDVERSTLISQASKDDILAKTDIFQEAWSRTVAIIRAGEDPGETFMEFNRSYRALKGSLNRLRLDPWLKEINTINQGRMNYLVAADPEKKAQIRKQIDAAFTALGGFLEEEFLVAYDATMAQSVIEDRWLPFRDMWRDIIRHEGLLAPLDSQTQRAIHETREIGQRLSDSMEEMNRVVFVNFEETVADLAMLESRLSRILYLVTAVVLLLAVTLGVILSRSIVRPIRQSVAFAQVLEHGDLSQEIEEKRSDEMGTLFTSLNRASRTLREFLREVADSSERIINSMHNLHRTSQEIAQSQDQIAQTVSQVAQGSDEQSKSLTEISRNMESLLNGIREMAHRLMDQSEKASRSLEEVKEVRENIGLTGENMASVKEAASSAFRATTLGQETLKDVVVAMGDIRESVLSVGEVVEKLGKSSREIGNITDLITGIADETNLLALNAAIEAARAGEAGRGFAVVAQEVRKLAEESAQAAQRISGLIGEIQSEAGKTVKSMGKSREKVETGAGAVEKAREAFGDVFQANRVVADEAEKITISFSRVEASSQRIAELVGEVTEISRQAYAQTRSVVESTESVFGSLNTVASISEENASGAEEVAAASQEQHAAFQETEKSVADTVKQAEALKGDLEKFTI encoded by the coding sequence TTGAGGATTTCGGCGAAGATTTCTCTTGGTTTTATGTTGCTGGCGATCCTGGCGGCGGGTATCGGCAGTGTCGCGATTTTTGCCTTTTTCCAGGTGAGAGGCTCTCTGGAAGAGGTTCGGAAACAAACTCCCATGTTTTTCACTACGTCTCGCATGAAAGACGTGTTGTTTGATCTGAATGCTCTGATGAATGCCTTTCTGTGGGAGGAAAACGATGCGGCGCTCGACCGGATGAGCGGGGAGTTCGATCGGCTGGAACAGAGATTTATGGCTTATATGGAGGCCCTGCGCCTAGGGAGTGAATCGGTGGAATTTCAGGAGTCGCCTTATGCTCAGGCATGGGACGAGGAGGCCTTTCCCTTTCCCTTGGAAGCGATACCCCAGGAAAGCCCCTTGCAGGCCAACCTCCAGGCACTGAGGATGTTAGATATCAGGCACCGGTCGAATACCCGGGTAATTCAAGACCTCTGGAGAGAGCGACTGCAAATCCGCCGGACGATCAGCGAGACCTCCCTGGCGATGGACGAGCCATCGCGCATTGTGGAAAGCTTTATCAGCTTGGTGGGCGACACCGTCGTCAGACTGACCAATCCGATCGACGAGGTCTTCTTTCTACTTTTTCGCTACACGGCGGGCGGAGCCCGAGACCAGCGGCTCGCGGCGGGGATCGATGCGTATTTCGCGAGCTTCGAACAGGACGTGGAGCGGTCTACGCTGATATCCCAGGCCAGCAAGGACGATATTTTAGCGAAAACGGATATCTTTCAAGAAGCCTGGTCGCGGACCGTGGCGATCATCCGGGCGGGCGAGGACCCTGGTGAGACCTTCATGGAGTTTAACCGAAGCTATCGCGCTCTGAAAGGGTCGTTGAATCGGTTGCGCTTGGATCCCTGGCTCAAGGAGATCAACACCATCAACCAGGGACGAATGAATTATCTCGTCGCGGCCGATCCGGAAAAGAAGGCGCAAATCCGTAAACAGATAGACGCGGCATTTACCGCTCTGGGGGGGTTTCTGGAAGAAGAGTTTTTGGTTGCCTACGACGCGACGATGGCCCAAAGCGTGATCGAAGATCGCTGGCTGCCCTTTCGGGACATGTGGCGGGATATCATCCGCCATGAAGGACTTCTCGCGCCGTTGGACAGCCAGACACAAAGGGCGATTCACGAAACGCGGGAGATCGGACAACGGCTTTCGGATTCGATGGAAGAGATGAACCGGGTGGTATTCGTGAACTTCGAAGAAACCGTCGCCGACCTCGCAATGCTCGAGTCACGGCTTTCCCGGATCCTGTACCTGGTGACCGCCGTCGTTTTGCTTTTGGCCGTGACCCTGGGGGTTATTCTTTCCCGGAGCATTGTCCGACCGATCCGGCAAAGCGTCGCGTTTGCCCAGGTGTTGGAGCATGGCGATCTCAGCCAAGAGATAGAGGAAAAGCGTTCCGATGAAATGGGCACTCTTTTCACCTCTCTGAATCGAGCGTCGCGTACTTTGCGCGAATTTCTCAGGGAAGTGGCCGATTCGTCGGAGCGGATCATCAATTCCATGCATAATCTACACCGCACATCACAAGAGATCGCCCAATCGCAAGACCAGATCGCCCAGACAGTTTCGCAGGTCGCCCAGGGATCTGATGAGCAGAGTAAAAGCCTGACCGAAATTTCCCGAAACATGGAGTCGCTCCTGAACGGGATCCGGGAGATGGCCCACCGGCTCATGGACCAGTCGGAAAAAGCCTCCCGCTCTCTTGAGGAAGTGAAGGAAGTCCGAGAAAACATCGGCTTGACCGGTGAAAACATGGCGAGCGTAAAAGAGGCGGCCTCTTCGGCTTTTCGGGCGACTACCCTGGGGCAGGAAACCCTGAAGGACGTAGTCGTGGCCATGGGGGATATCCGGGAATCAGTTCTTTCTGTAGGCGAGGTGGTTGAAAAGCTGGGGAAGAGCTCCCGGGAGATCGGCAACATCACCGACCTCATTACCGGCATTGCCGATGAAACCAACCTTCTGGCCCTGAACGCGGCCATCGAAGCGGCCCGGGCCGGCGAGGCGGGACGGGGCTTTGCGGTGGTCGCCCAGGAGGTGCGTAAATTGGCCGAAGAATCCGCCCAGGCCGCCCAGCGCATCTCGGGGCTGATCGGTGAGATTCAATCCGAAGCGGGGAAGACAGTCAAATCCATGGGAAAGAGCCGGGAAAAGGTCGAAACGGGAGCCGGGGCGGTGGAAAAAGCCCGGGAAGCCTTTGGGGATGTGTTCCAGGCCAACCGGGTGGTGGCCGACGAAGCCGAAAAAATTACCATCTCCTTCTCCCGGGTAGAAGCATCGTCCCAACGGATTGCCGAACTGGTCGGCGAAGTTACGGAAATATCCCGTCAGGCGTACGCACAGACCCGGTCGGTTGTCGAATCTACCGAGTCGGTTTTTGGAAGTCTGAACACCGTGGCATCCATTTCGGAAGAAAACGCCTCCGGAGCGGAGGAGGTGGCGGCGGCTTCCCAGGAACAACATGCGGCGTTCCAGGAGACAGAGAAAAGCGTCGCCGACACGGTCAAGCAGGCCGAAGCCTTGAAAGGAGACCTGGAAAAATTTACGATATAG
- a CDS encoding 3-isopropylmalate dehydrogenase, producing the protein MNTYKVGVIPGDGTGPEVVREGLRVLEAVAGKYGFAYETVAYPFGGEYYQKTGETLPDSVIDEFRSLDAIYLGAIGHPEVKPGILEQGILLRTRFALDQYINLRPVKLYPNVWTPIKDKGPEEIDFVVVRENTEGLYVGSGGFLRKGTSQEVAIQESVNTRHGVERCLRYAFEYTRKRNQEKKLTLCGKTNVLTYAFDLWERTFHEVAKDYPEVTTDYAHVDATTMWMVKNPEWFDVIVTDNMFGDIITDLGAMIQGGMGIAAGGNINPAGVSMFEPIGGSAPKYTGLNIINPLAAIGALQMMLDVIGEKKAAGAVERAMVAALSTGRIKSMSAGKMGLSTSEVGDLVTRLLD; encoded by the coding sequence ATGAATACTTACAAGGTCGGTGTAATCCCAGGAGACGGAACCGGACCAGAGGTAGTCCGCGAAGGATTGAGAGTACTGGAGGCGGTAGCTGGCAAATATGGATTCGCTTACGAGACGGTGGCCTATCCATTCGGGGGCGAATACTACCAAAAAACCGGGGAAACCCTTCCCGATTCGGTGATCGACGAATTTCGCTCTCTCGACGCGATTTATCTGGGAGCCATCGGTCATCCCGAGGTCAAGCCGGGTATTCTCGAACAGGGGATTTTGTTGCGTACTCGTTTTGCTCTTGATCAATACATCAACCTTCGACCAGTCAAGCTCTACCCGAATGTCTGGACCCCGATAAAAGACAAAGGCCCGGAAGAGATCGACTTTGTGGTGGTCCGGGAAAACACCGAGGGACTCTATGTCGGCTCGGGCGGATTTCTGAGGAAGGGAACTTCCCAGGAGGTCGCCATTCAGGAGTCGGTGAATACCAGGCACGGCGTGGAGCGCTGCCTGCGCTATGCCTTCGAATATACCCGGAAGCGGAACCAGGAGAAAAAGTTGACCCTGTGCGGCAAGACCAACGTCCTCACCTATGCCTTCGACCTGTGGGAGCGGACCTTTCATGAAGTGGCCAAAGACTACCCGGAGGTCACAACCGATTACGCCCATGTCGACGCAACCACCATGTGGATGGTGAAAAACCCGGAATGGTTTGATGTAATCGTCACCGACAACATGTTCGGAGACATCATCACCGACCTCGGAGCGATGATCCAGGGCGGCATGGGTATCGCCGCCGGTGGAAATATTAATCCCGCCGGGGTGTCGATGTTCGAACCAATCGGTGGATCGGCTCCCAAGTATACTGGCCTGAATATCATCAACCCGCTGGCGGCCATTGGAGCGCTGCAGATGATGCTGGACGTGATCGGTGAAAAGAAAGCGGCGGGAGCCGTGGAGAGGGCGATGGTTGCCGCGCTCTCCACCGGCCGGATTAAAAGTATGAGTGCGGGAAAGATGGGATTATCCACCTCTGAGGTCGGCGATCTGGTCACCAGGCTTTTGGACTGA
- a CDS encoding sigma-70 family RNA polymerase sigma factor, with translation MTERNDRDIVNEVLNGNAELFCLLIHRYEKAIFNYIYRMVKQKQEAEDLAQETFVRVFSKLRKYNNTYEFTTWIYRIALNVCRDSFRKKRLVFFSLQNPVGEEEESELEDFIEQASFQDPDGDVLNQELRLEIERAIERLPLKFREIIVLRHIENLSYEEIAAVTGLPIGTVKTYIYRARKRLQDDLQRYLD, from the coding sequence ATGACGGAGAGAAACGACCGGGATATAGTCAATGAAGTGTTGAACGGGAACGCGGAGCTTTTTTGCTTATTGATTCACCGTTACGAGAAAGCCATTTTCAACTATATCTACCGCATGGTCAAACAGAAGCAGGAGGCCGAGGACCTTGCCCAAGAAACTTTTGTCCGGGTCTTCTCGAAACTGAGGAAATACAATAACACCTACGAATTTACCACGTGGATCTACCGAATCGCCCTCAATGTCTGCCGTGATTCCTTCCGTAAAAAAAGGCTGGTGTTTTTCTCTCTGCAAAATCCGGTTGGAGAGGAAGAGGAATCCGAGCTGGAAGACTTTATCGAACAGGCCTCTTTCCAGGATCCCGATGGTGATGTACTCAATCAGGAACTCCGTTTGGAAATCGAGCGGGCGATCGAGCGACTGCCGCTCAAGTTCCGGGAGATCATCGTTCTGCGCCACATAGAAAATTTGTCGTATGAAGAAATCGCCGCGGTCACCGGATTACCGATTGGGACGGTAAAAACCTATATTTACCGGGCTCGGAAGCGACTACAGGACGATCTTCAGAGGTATTTGGACTGA
- a CDS encoding tetratricopeptide repeat protein, whose product MAFSARLWITLTGITLTLMCLTFLSGCGGIGVRETGSVSGEVWSDFEPLSGVLVEAQGVSTTTGPEGDFFLDRVPVGERYLFFSRTGFTGNFSRVRVEKGRTSLVNPEGRIFLALRNEQSLAEYIFILYEGGLYERAIFESEQFLTEYPAGSRTGDIFFIQGASWYYLGEYQKAVDALSEMSAFYPENLFADDARYLLAKSYGEGLGNFGAAIVQYRYLVDNYPHSPLVPTAYFEMADAYYILGFFFEAAQIYELTIGLGGEVGRKATYALGHCYYRMNQHQEAARQFALYVALYPATDLSDDAQYFEGASHFQNRKFPEALIAFEKTVINYPNGTWYNGILIAPAALFHKGLSLERMGRFQEAHDVYVGIIVNYPRALWADGTSLVNSARFRIDWLRANVL is encoded by the coding sequence ATGGCATTCAGCGCTCGTTTGTGGATTACGCTGACCGGCATCACCTTGACCCTTATGTGCCTGACCTTTCTCTCCGGATGCGGTGGGATCGGCGTACGGGAGACCGGCTCGGTGTCCGGTGAAGTCTGGAGTGATTTCGAACCTCTTTCCGGTGTGCTGGTGGAAGCCCAAGGAGTAAGTACGACCACCGGACCGGAGGGGGACTTTTTTCTTGACCGGGTGCCCGTCGGAGAGCGTTACCTCTTTTTTTCCCGGACCGGCTTCACCGGCAACTTCAGCCGAGTGCGAGTCGAAAAGGGCAGAACCAGCCTGGTCAATCCGGAAGGCAGGATTTTCCTGGCCTTGCGTAATGAACAAAGCCTGGCCGAGTATATTTTTATCCTTTACGAGGGCGGACTATATGAACGGGCTATTTTCGAGTCCGAGCAGTTTTTAACCGAATATCCAGCCGGCTCCCGAACCGGCGATATTTTTTTTATTCAAGGTGCATCGTGGTACTATCTGGGAGAATACCAGAAAGCAGTGGATGCGCTTTCTGAGATGTCGGCCTTTTATCCGGAAAATCTTTTTGCTGATGACGCCCGCTATCTTTTAGCCAAGAGCTATGGCGAAGGCTTGGGGAACTTTGGGGCGGCGATCGTTCAATACCGTTATTTGGTGGACAATTACCCCCACAGCCCGCTGGTGCCCACCGCCTATTTCGAAATGGCTGACGCGTATTACATTCTGGGATTCTTTTTCGAAGCCGCCCAGATTTATGAACTGACGATAGGATTGGGAGGGGAGGTAGGCCGTAAGGCGACCTATGCATTGGGGCACTGCTATTACCGTATGAACCAGCATCAGGAAGCAGCCCGCCAATTCGCCCTGTATGTTGCATTATACCCGGCAACCGATCTGTCTGACGATGCCCAGTACTTTGAAGGAGCATCCCATTTCCAGAACAGAAAATTCCCGGAAGCCCTGATCGCTTTTGAAAAGACGGTCATCAATTATCCGAACGGGACTTGGTATAACGGGATTCTCATCGCTCCGGCCGCTCTTTTTCACAAGGGCCTAAGCCTAGAGAGAATGGGCCGGTTCCAGGAAGCCCATGACGTGTATGTCGGTATAATTGTCAACTACCCCAGGGCCTTGTGGGCTGACGGGACCTCGCTTGTCAACAGTGCCCGATTTCGGATCGATTGGCTAAGGGCCAACGTCCTATAG
- a CDS encoding tetratricopeptide repeat protein, whose translation MKQTLYRQRGWMIGILLVLVVAQHTGMVMATENDLYRQAMEARSRGEFDEAYRLFERSVEAGIRVHDAYWEMGMILLEKGSSYRVMRQALRLSPRIVEAFQEHLASSPDDDWSWFRLAYVHGLRSKAPGIREWEEAEMAILRALEISPENSFYLLHLGYIYYKMNELQKAVTVFHQALEKDPTYWEVRYYLALVYLELNEKDLAREELRMITDSLPRDTDLYDRAARELRRLGD comes from the coding sequence ATGAAGCAGACTCTATACCGACAGCGTGGATGGATGATCGGTATTCTCTTGGTACTTGTGGTCGCCCAACATACGGGTATGGTCATGGCGACCGAAAATGATCTATATCGGCAGGCGATGGAGGCTCGGTCCCGAGGTGAATTCGACGAGGCCTATCGGCTGTTCGAGCGTTCAGTGGAGGCGGGGATCCGCGTACATGATGCTTACTGGGAAATGGGCATGATCCTGCTGGAAAAAGGATCGAGTTACCGGGTCATGCGCCAGGCGCTTCGCCTGTCGCCCCGGATTGTCGAAGCCTTCCAGGAACACCTCGCGTCCTCGCCGGATGACGATTGGAGTTGGTTCCGACTCGCTTATGTCCATGGATTGAGGAGTAAGGCCCCAGGTATCCGGGAGTGGGAAGAGGCGGAAATGGCTATTCTTCGCGCTCTGGAGATCTCACCAGAAAATTCCTTTTACCTGCTGCATCTTGGTTACATTTATTATAAAATGAATGAGTTACAAAAGGCGGTGACCGTTTTTCACCAGGCCTTGGAAAAGGATCCGACCTATTGGGAGGTCCGGTATTACCTGGCCCTGGTATACCTTGAGCTCAACGAGAAGGACCTGGCCCGGGAAGAGCTACGCATGATCACCGACAGTCTTCCTCGGGATACGGATCTTTATGATCGGGCGGCAAGAGAGCTCAGAAGATTGGGGGATTGA
- the rpiB gene encoding ribose 5-phosphate isomerase B — protein MIIALGSDHAGFELKDTIKRKLETGPHRVIDVGTQASEPPVATAAIARLVAQKVLRGEAERGVLICGTGGGISVAANRYPGIRALLCFNRFTAEMARKHNDANVLALGSRTTEVEVACELVDIFLNTPFGGGKYLPRIKLLEEIEREVYDLLKEKYGCRE, from the coding sequence ATGATCATTGCCCTGGGTTCAGACCATGCCGGCTTTGAACTGAAAGATACGATCAAGCGCAAGCTCGAAACGGGTCCTCACCGGGTGATCGATGTTGGGACACAGGCCTCGGAGCCGCCGGTCGCGACCGCCGCCATCGCCCGGCTGGTCGCTCAAAAAGTGCTTCGCGGGGAAGCGGAGCGAGGAGTTCTCATATGTGGAACCGGGGGAGGTATCTCGGTGGCCGCGAACCGTTACCCCGGAATCCGGGCCCTACTCTGTTTCAACCGGTTCACCGCCGAGATGGCCCGGAAGCATAACGACGCTAACGTCCTGGCGCTTGGCTCCCGGACCACCGAGGTCGAAGTCGCTTGCGAACTGGTGGACATCTTTTTGAACACCCCGTTTGGGGGGGGGAAATATCTTCCCCGGATCAAGCTTCTGGAAGAAATAGAACGAGAAGTATATGATCTTTTAAAAGAAAAATACGGATGCCGGGAATAA